From the genome of Xiphophorus couchianus chromosome 6, X_couchianus-1.0, whole genome shotgun sequence, one region includes:
- the LOC114146878 gene encoding Golgi reassembly-stacking protein 2-like isoform X2: MGASQSVEIPGGGSEGYHVLRVQDNSPGHRAGLEPFFDFIVSINNNRLNKDNDTLKDLLKANVEKPVKMLVYSSKTLELRETTVTPSNLWGGQGLLGVSIRFCSFEGANENVWHVLEVEPNSPAALAGLRPHTDYIIGADMVMNESEDLFSLIESHEGKGLKLYVYNTDTDNCREVVITPNGSWGGEGSLGCGIGYGYLHRIPTRPFEEGKKISFPANSSSEPVSPLKDGFTEVQLSAVTPPSSTPVVSSGLEDALSGLSISSAPPTMPSLPTVPLFPSASSSSFAPLPPLNPAAASFNPATTLPGLMPLPGGLPPLPNLPNLNLPLPDLSAVSLATSSSIPTAAGTTVPPLAQLPPLSLPGLGQFPPLLPNPSLPFVPASSVAASVTVTAATVPAAIATTEADATEPSAPTDTTLPPS, from the exons ATGGGAGCGTCTCAGAGCGTGGAGATACCAGGCGGAGGCTCAGAGGGCTACCACGTCCTCCGG GTTCAGGACAACTCGCCAGGGCATCGGGCAGGACTGGAGCCTTTCTTTGACTTCATCGTCTCCATCAACAACAACCGATTG AACAAAGACAACGACACCTTGAAGGACTTGCTCAAGGCCAACGTGGAGAAACCAGTAAAGATGCTGGTGTACTCGTCAAAGACCCTGGAGCTGCGGGAGACCACGGTGACTCCCAGCAACCTGTGGGGAGGCCAGGGTTTGCTCGGGGTGTCCATCCGCTTCTGCAGCTTCGAAGGGGCCAACGAGAACGTGTGGCACGTCTTG gaagtggagccCAACTCCCCAGCGGCCCTCGCCGGCCTGCGGCCACACACCGACTACATCATCGGAGCCGACATGGTTATGAACGAG TCAGAGGACCTGTTCTCTCTGATAGAGAGCCACGAGGGAAAGGGCCTGAAGCTCTACGTCTacaacacagacacagacaaCTGCAGGGAGGTGGTCATAACGCCCAACGGTTCCTGGGGAGGCGAGGGCAg CCTTGGATGCGGGATCGGCTACGGATACCTCCACAGGATTCCCACCCGTCCCTTTGAGGAAGGGAAGAAGATCAGCTTCCCTGCAAACTCTTCTTCAGAGCCAGTCAGTCCCCTGAAAGACGGATTCACAGAG GTCCAGCTTTCGGCTGTAACTCCTCCTTCCTCCACGCCTGTCGTCTCATCCGGCCTTGAAGATGCTCTGTCCGGCCTGTCCATCAGCTCCGCTCCGCCCACCATGCCTA gcTTGCCCACGGTCCCTCTCTTCCCCTCcgcctccagctcctccttcGCTCCCCTCCCTCCACTGAATCCTGCCGCCGCCAGTTTTAACCCAGCCACAACGCTACCAG GTCTCATGCCTCTCCCAGGAGGGCTGCCTCCACTCCCCAACCTCCCCAACCTGAACCTGCCGCTCCCGGACCTCAGCGCCGTCTCCCTGGCAACCTCCAGCTCCATACCCACAGCAGCAGGAACGACAG TGCCCCCTCTGGCTCAGCTGCCCCCCCTGTCCCTACCAGGTCTGGGTCAGTTCCCTCCCCTGCTCCCCAACCCCTCTCTGCCCTTCGTGCCCGCCTCTAGCGTCGCCGCCTCTGTCACGGTCACGGCGGCGACCGTCCCGGCCGCCATCGCCACCACAGAGGCAGACGCCACAGAACCCTCGGCCCCCACGGATACAACACTACCACCGTCGTAA
- the LOC114146878 gene encoding Golgi reassembly-stacking protein 2-like isoform X1, protein MGASQSVEIPGGGSEGYHVLRVQDNSPGHRAGLEPFFDFIVSINNNRLNKDNDTLKDLLKANVEKPVKMLVYSSKTLELRETTVTPSNLWGGQGLLGVSIRFCSFEGANENVWHVLEVEPNSPAALAGLRPHTDYIIGADMVMNESEDLFSLIESHEGKGLKLYVYNTDTDNCREVVITPNGSWGGEGSLGCGIGYGYLHRIPTRPFEEGKKISFPANSSSEPVSPLKDGFTEVQLSAVTPPSSTPVVSSGLEDALSGLSISSAPPTMPSELQTGLPTVPLFPSASSSSFAPLPPLNPAAASFNPATTLPGLMPLPGGLPPLPNLPNLNLPLPDLSAVSLATSSSIPTAAGTTVPPLAQLPPLSLPGLGQFPPLLPNPSLPFVPASSVAASVTVTAATVPAAIATTEADATEPSAPTDTTLPPS, encoded by the exons ATGGGAGCGTCTCAGAGCGTGGAGATACCAGGCGGAGGCTCAGAGGGCTACCACGTCCTCCGG GTTCAGGACAACTCGCCAGGGCATCGGGCAGGACTGGAGCCTTTCTTTGACTTCATCGTCTCCATCAACAACAACCGATTG AACAAAGACAACGACACCTTGAAGGACTTGCTCAAGGCCAACGTGGAGAAACCAGTAAAGATGCTGGTGTACTCGTCAAAGACCCTGGAGCTGCGGGAGACCACGGTGACTCCCAGCAACCTGTGGGGAGGCCAGGGTTTGCTCGGGGTGTCCATCCGCTTCTGCAGCTTCGAAGGGGCCAACGAGAACGTGTGGCACGTCTTG gaagtggagccCAACTCCCCAGCGGCCCTCGCCGGCCTGCGGCCACACACCGACTACATCATCGGAGCCGACATGGTTATGAACGAG TCAGAGGACCTGTTCTCTCTGATAGAGAGCCACGAGGGAAAGGGCCTGAAGCTCTACGTCTacaacacagacacagacaaCTGCAGGGAGGTGGTCATAACGCCCAACGGTTCCTGGGGAGGCGAGGGCAg CCTTGGATGCGGGATCGGCTACGGATACCTCCACAGGATTCCCACCCGTCCCTTTGAGGAAGGGAAGAAGATCAGCTTCCCTGCAAACTCTTCTTCAGAGCCAGTCAGTCCCCTGAAAGACGGATTCACAGAG GTCCAGCTTTCGGCTGTAACTCCTCCTTCCTCCACGCCTGTCGTCTCATCCGGCCTTGAAGATGCTCTGTCCGGCCTGTCCATCAGCTCCGCTCCGCCCACCATGCCTAGTGAGCTGCAGACTG gcTTGCCCACGGTCCCTCTCTTCCCCTCcgcctccagctcctccttcGCTCCCCTCCCTCCACTGAATCCTGCCGCCGCCAGTTTTAACCCAGCCACAACGCTACCAG GTCTCATGCCTCTCCCAGGAGGGCTGCCTCCACTCCCCAACCTCCCCAACCTGAACCTGCCGCTCCCGGACCTCAGCGCCGTCTCCCTGGCAACCTCCAGCTCCATACCCACAGCAGCAGGAACGACAG TGCCCCCTCTGGCTCAGCTGCCCCCCCTGTCCCTACCAGGTCTGGGTCAGTTCCCTCCCCTGCTCCCCAACCCCTCTCTGCCCTTCGTGCCCGCCTCTAGCGTCGCCGCCTCTGTCACGGTCACGGCGGCGACCGTCCCGGCCGCCATCGCCACCACAGAGGCAGACGCCACAGAACCCTCGGCCCCCACGGATACAACACTACCACCGTCGTAA
- the LOC114146879 gene encoding anionic trypsin-1-like translates to MMRCYISSDDDADQCPCCDWTDRCPSCGWWLPVQQEVVNRVYKLLQDCRRSQEAGPAMALLKVLLLLLLWLGVSVNSVVSLQKRIIGGHDCDDKERLHHVRLERSNGQRRPRCGASLIHPEWILTAAHCFKSETGWYNVAMLKVHPRTATQQEQVIVYDPVIYADHLPRHDIMLLKLRKEVTDVPPVQLPNCDNRLKIGDTVQLAGEGGTITGPNNERIRRPNVSSRLQCVDMQVVAVSRIEPTSGHVFKTATPNKDICLGDSGSGVIFNDMIYGVISQGGLDYACQDPTFIMDVCEYMDWIKQTTGLK, encoded by the exons ATGATGAGATGTTACATTTCCTCAGATGACGACGCAGATCAGTGTCCGTGTTGTGATTGGACAGATCGGTGTCCCTCCTGTGGTTGGTGGCTTCCTGTCCAGCAGGAAGTTGTGAACAGAGTTTACAAGCTGCTGCAAGACTGCAGACgttcacaggaagctggaccagcaatggctctgctgaaggttctgctgctgctgctgctgtggctgG gtgtttcagtgaactcagttgtttctctgcagaagagAATCATTGGAGGTCATGACTGTGATGACAAGGAGCGTCTTCATCATGTTCGACTGGAGAGAAGCAACGGGCAGAGAAGGCCCCGCTGTGGAGCATCTCTGATCCACCCTGAGTGGATCTTGACTGCAGCTCACTGCTTTAAGTCGGAGACAGGGTG GTATAACGTAGCAATGTTAAAAGTTCATCCACGGACTGCTACACAGCAGGAACAGGTAATCGTGTACGATCCTGTCATTTATGCCGACCACTTACCGAGGCACGACATCATGTTGCTGAAGCTTCGGAAAGAAGTAACAGATGTCCCACCTGTTCAGCTTCCGAATTGCGACAATCGtcttaaaat AGGCGACACAGTTCAGCTGGCAGGAGAGGGAGGAACGATAACCGGCCCCAATAATGAGCGAA taagaagaccTAATGTTTCATCACGTCTTCAGTGTGTCGACATGCAAGTTGTTGCTGTTTCCCGCATCGAGCCGACAAGTGGGCATGTGTTCAAAACCGCAACACCAAACAAGGATATATGtctt GGTGACTCTGGTTCAGGAGTGATCTTCAACGACATGATTTATGGCGTCATTTCTCAAGGTGGACTAGACTATGCATGTCAGGATCCAACTTTTATCATGGATGTGTGTGAATACATGGAttggataaaacaaacaactgggcttaaataa